One Triplophysa rosa unplaced genomic scaffold, Trosa_1v2 scaffold11_ERROPOS9267472+, whole genome shotgun sequence DNA window includes the following coding sequences:
- the LOC130549429 gene encoding uncharacterized protein LOC130549429 isoform X1, translating to MFRGEIFAYPLFLQNTLSKENVSLFCSDVACKYWPYLKRVVGHCPELRHLLNMRPLLSVMHAKAHEWSCEIKWSGRNQEGAGLTIGEEVEQVNSLSRAAICTKYMSKAARSDMLTVLASAWNKRKSENLARCLSQRYVKTTERLKVERESFASLQAELNVSDDDIQQWVSDVQQWAADVVSSGKDDAGLEGRIQGLYISIKLRKNNLYHQTGNGNLSTKKMVFDRFMLLSQLKEEEQILVMEVKQHWQSLKEAECCLRDLSVEIKNNNCDITLSEESSSGLLCLLKRKLEDLNVLQNNARMLYQQCVLGQASENNLFDDISDEENECCSVYCTFITLHVYIICNIKHVYLSIHFHRIQVFFHTVSKIKYLKSESCLLISIQAGVPCGVLLFDYLGITFDLTYLSS from the exons ATGTTCAGAGGGGAAATATTTGCTTATCCCCTGTTCCTTCAAAACACCCTCTCAAAAGAAAATGTGTCACTCTTCTGCTCGGATGTCGCCTGCAAGTACTGGCCATACTTAAAAAGAGTGGTGGGACACTGTCCAGAGCTtagacatttattaaatatgcgGCCACTATTATCTGTTATGCATGCCAAAGCACATGAATGGAGCTGTGAG ataaaatgGTCTGGAAGAAACCAAGAGGGAGCTGGTCTTACAATTGGAGAAGAGGTGGAGCAAGTCAACTCCTTGTCGAGAGCTGCAATCTGCACTAAATATATGTCCAAAGCTG CCCGTTCAGACATGCTCACTGTTCTTGCTTCTGCATGGAACAAACGGAAATCTGAAAATCTGGCTAGATGTTTGTCCCAAAGATACGTTAAG ACAACCGAAAGGCTGAAAGTGGAAAGAGAGAGCTTTGCAAGTCTGCAGGCTGAGCTCAATGTCAGTGATGATGACATTCAGCAGTGGGTCAGTGATGTCCAGCAGTGGGCTGCAG ATGTAGTATCAAGTGGAAAGGATGACGCTGGACTGGAGGGCAGAATTCAAGGCCTTTATATCAGCATAAAGCTGAGAAAAAATAATCTGTACCATCAGACAG GTAATGGCAACCTCTCAACTAAGAAGATGGTTTTTGACCGGTTCATGTTGCTTTCCCAACTGAAGGAGGAGGAGCAGATCTTAGTGATGGAGGTCAAGCAACACTGGCAATCACTGAAAGAAGCTGAATGTTGCCTGAGGGATCTctctgttgaaataaaaaataaca ACTGTGACATTACACTATCAGAGGAGAGCTCCAGTGGACTGCTGTGCCTTCTTAAGAGAAAACTGGAAGACCTTAATGTTCTGCAAAATAATGCTAGGATGTTATACCAGCAATGTGTTCTGGGACAGGCATCAGAAAACAATCTATTCGATGACATTTCCGATGAAGAAAATGAGTGTTGCagtgtgtactgtacatttattacattacatgtatatataatatgtaatataaaaCATGTATATTTAAGTATACATTTTCACCGCATACAAGTTTTTTTCCATACTGTTAGCAAAATAAAATACTTGAAAAGTGAGTCTTGTCTTTTAATTTCTATTCAGGCAGGTGTTCCATGTGGTGTACTACTTTTTGATTACCTTGGTATTACATTTGACCTCACTTATTTGTCAAGTTGA
- the LOC130549429 gene encoding uncharacterized protein LOC130549429 isoform X2 yields MFRGEIFAYPLFLQNTLSKENVSLFCSDVACKYWPYLKRVVGHCPELRHLLNMRPLLSVMHAKAHEWSCEIKWSGRNQEGAGLTIGEEVEQVNSLSRAAICTKYMSKAARSDMLTVLASAWNKRKSENLARCLSQRYVKTTERLKVERESFASLQAELNVSDDDIQQWVSDVQQWAAVSSGKDDAGLEGRIQGLYISIKLRKNNLYHQTGNGNLSTKKMVFDRFMLLSQLKEEEQILVMEVKQHWQSLKEAECCLRDLSVEIKNNNCDITLSEESSSGLLCLLKRKLEDLNVLQNNARMLYQQCVLGQASENNLFDDISDEENECCSVYCTFITLHVYIICNIKHVYLSIHFHRIQVFFHTVSKIKYLKSESCLLISIQAGVPCGVLLFDYLGITFDLTYLSS; encoded by the exons ATGTTCAGAGGGGAAATATTTGCTTATCCCCTGTTCCTTCAAAACACCCTCTCAAAAGAAAATGTGTCACTCTTCTGCTCGGATGTCGCCTGCAAGTACTGGCCATACTTAAAAAGAGTGGTGGGACACTGTCCAGAGCTtagacatttattaaatatgcgGCCACTATTATCTGTTATGCATGCCAAAGCACATGAATGGAGCTGTGAG ataaaatgGTCTGGAAGAAACCAAGAGGGAGCTGGTCTTACAATTGGAGAAGAGGTGGAGCAAGTCAACTCCTTGTCGAGAGCTGCAATCTGCACTAAATATATGTCCAAAGCTG CCCGTTCAGACATGCTCACTGTTCTTGCTTCTGCATGGAACAAACGGAAATCTGAAAATCTGGCTAGATGTTTGTCCCAAAGATACGTTAAG ACAACCGAAAGGCTGAAAGTGGAAAGAGAGAGCTTTGCAAGTCTGCAGGCTGAGCTCAATGTCAGTGATGATGACATTCAGCAGTGGGTCAGTGATGTCCAGCAGTGGGCTGCAG TATCAAGTGGAAAGGATGACGCTGGACTGGAGGGCAGAATTCAAGGCCTTTATATCAGCATAAAGCTGAGAAAAAATAATCTGTACCATCAGACAG GTAATGGCAACCTCTCAACTAAGAAGATGGTTTTTGACCGGTTCATGTTGCTTTCCCAACTGAAGGAGGAGGAGCAGATCTTAGTGATGGAGGTCAAGCAACACTGGCAATCACTGAAAGAAGCTGAATGTTGCCTGAGGGATCTctctgttgaaataaaaaataaca ACTGTGACATTACACTATCAGAGGAGAGCTCCAGTGGACTGCTGTGCCTTCTTAAGAGAAAACTGGAAGACCTTAATGTTCTGCAAAATAATGCTAGGATGTTATACCAGCAATGTGTTCTGGGACAGGCATCAGAAAACAATCTATTCGATGACATTTCCGATGAAGAAAATGAGTGTTGCagtgtgtactgtacatttattacattacatgtatatataatatgtaatataaaaCATGTATATTTAAGTATACATTTTCACCGCATACAAGTTTTTTTCCATACTGTTAGCAAAATAAAATACTTGAAAAGTGAGTCTTGTCTTTTAATTTCTATTCAGGCAGGTGTTCCATGTGGTGTACTACTTTTTGATTACCTTGGTATTACATTTGACCTCACTTATTTGTCAAGTTGA